A genome region from Natronosalvus rutilus includes the following:
- a CDS encoding SRPBCC family protein, with amino-acid sequence MPTYERSIRIDAPLEEVWDFHSRVSGLEAVTPPWLNLRAEAVMGPDGERDPDILEEDAEISMSIRPFGVGPRVHWTSVILERDSRPGRAYFSDEMVHGPFATWVHTHSFFADGEQTVLRDKIEYALPGGRLGETVAPFSRVGFEGMFLDRHRRTRRALE; translated from the coding sequence ATGCCAACCTACGAGCGATCGATCCGGATCGACGCACCCCTCGAGGAGGTCTGGGACTTTCACTCGCGCGTCTCGGGACTCGAGGCCGTGACGCCGCCGTGGCTGAACCTGCGAGCCGAGGCGGTAATGGGACCCGACGGCGAACGAGATCCTGACATCTTGGAGGAGGACGCAGAGATTTCGATGTCGATCCGCCCGTTCGGCGTGGGCCCGCGCGTTCACTGGACGTCGGTCATCCTCGAGCGAGATTCTCGCCCAGGACGAGCGTACTTCAGCGACGAGATGGTTCACGGCCCGTTCGCCACCTGGGTGCACACCCACTCGTTTTTCGCCGACGGCGAGCAGACGGTCCTCCGGGACAAGATCGAGTACGCCCTGCCGGGTGGCAGACTCGGCGAGACGGTAGCACCGTTTTCGCGAGTCGGCTTCGAGGGGATGTTCCTGGATCGTCACAGGCGAACGAGACGCGCGCTCGAGTGA
- the lrpA1 gene encoding HTH-type transcriptional regulator LrpA1 — MSTRPTEDRILEVLEEDAQASYAEIASRAEVSKPTVRKYINQLEEDGVIVGYSADVDPKKLSSQTIALVGIDVASERYVEATRALKALDEIESLYTSSGDHMLMAEVRAANGDKLGDVIATEILEVEGVTAAHPSFLQERLK, encoded by the coding sequence ATGAGCACTCGCCCAACGGAAGATCGCATTCTCGAGGTCCTCGAGGAGGACGCCCAGGCGTCCTACGCCGAGATTGCCTCGCGAGCCGAGGTCTCGAAACCGACCGTTCGAAAGTACATCAACCAGCTCGAGGAGGACGGCGTCATCGTCGGCTACTCCGCGGACGTCGACCCCAAGAAACTCTCGAGCCAGACCATCGCGCTGGTCGGCATCGACGTGGCCAGCGAGCGCTACGTCGAGGCGACCCGGGCGCTCAAGGCCCTCGACGAGATCGAATCGCTGTACACCTCGAGCGGCGACCACATGCTGATGGCCGAAGTGCGCGCGGCGAACGGCGACAAACTCGGGGACGTGATCGCGACGGAGATTCTCGAGGTCGAGGGCGTGACCGCGGCACATCCATCGTTTTTGCAGGAACGGCTGAAGTAA
- a CDS encoding Gfo/Idh/MocA family protein: MSIGGVDTPVTTASTHTPLRIGIVGLGYIGSYVGDQFNRHPDAEVAAVCDLDAVRLASVGDQFVVDDAHRYESYTAMLEDAPLDAVLVGTPHTLHYEQVVAALDRGLHVYCDKPLTTDLKRARDLADRSEAGEEVLMVGYQRHLQTAFWTARDRFAPESEDGTDPTWLTASITQGWIEDSADTWRLDPDLSGGGFLYDTGSHVLDGVLWSTGLEPESVRASMDFHDDDQRIDRRAHLDVRFANGATGTFSFLGDAPAVREHIHVWDDEGAVYLEGKQWRSRRVFEIDTESAEYHPYIDPRRERSRADAFLESVMEGREPPATARDALAVTALTEAAYASARRGERIPVEL, from the coding sequence ATGTCGATCGGCGGTGTGGACACCCCTGTGACGACTGCTAGTACCCACACACCCCTTCGCATCGGTATCGTCGGCCTGGGCTACATCGGGTCGTACGTTGGCGACCAGTTCAACCGCCACCCTGACGCCGAGGTCGCCGCCGTCTGCGACCTCGACGCCGTCAGGCTGGCGTCCGTCGGCGACCAGTTCGTCGTCGACGACGCTCACCGGTACGAGTCCTACACGGCCATGCTCGAGGACGCACCGCTGGACGCCGTCCTGGTCGGGACGCCCCACACGCTCCACTACGAACAGGTGGTCGCCGCCCTCGACCGGGGACTCCACGTCTACTGCGACAAACCGCTCACGACGGATCTCAAGCGCGCGCGAGACCTCGCTGATCGAAGCGAAGCGGGCGAGGAAGTGTTGATGGTCGGCTACCAGCGTCACCTCCAGACGGCGTTTTGGACGGCTCGAGACCGGTTCGCCCCCGAGAGCGAGGACGGAACCGACCCCACCTGGCTCACCGCCTCGATCACTCAGGGCTGGATCGAGGACTCCGCGGACACCTGGCGGCTCGACCCCGACCTCTCGGGCGGCGGCTTCCTCTACGACACTGGCAGCCACGTGCTCGACGGCGTCCTCTGGTCGACGGGCCTGGAGCCCGAATCCGTCCGGGCCAGCATGGATTTCCACGACGACGATCAGCGAATCGACCGACGGGCACACCTCGACGTTCGGTTCGCCAACGGCGCCACCGGAACGTTCTCGTTCCTCGGCGACGCCCCGGCAGTCCGCGAGCACATCCACGTCTGGGACGACGAAGGCGCCGTCTACCTCGAGGGCAAGCAGTGGCGATCCCGACGCGTCTTCGAGATCGACACCGAGAGCGCGGAGTACCACCCCTACATCGACCCGCGTCGCGAACGCTCGCGCGCGGACGCGTTCCTCGAGAGCGTCATGGAGGGGCGCGAACCGCCGGCGACCGCTCGAGACGCCCTCGCCGTGACGGCGCTGACCGAGGCCGCCTACGCCTCGGCGAGACGAGGCGAGCGAATTCCGGTCGAGCTCTGA
- a CDS encoding glutaredoxin family protein, translating to MSITLYQLEGCPFCEKVADALDDAQISYETVWTDAMHSGRDEVKRVSGQRGVPVLVDEDRGVTMAESDNILEYVDRTLA from the coding sequence ATGTCGATCACGCTCTACCAGCTCGAGGGCTGTCCGTTCTGTGAGAAGGTTGCTGACGCGCTGGACGACGCCCAGATCAGCTACGAAACGGTGTGGACGGACGCGATGCACTCCGGACGCGACGAGGTCAAGCGCGTCTCCGGTCAGCGCGGCGTCCCGGTGCTCGTCGACGAGGATCGTGGGGTCACGATGGCCGAATCGGACAACATCCTCGAGTACGTCGATCGAACGCTCGCCTGA
- a CDS encoding sugar phosphate nucleotidyltransferase, producing the protein MKAVVLAGGYATRLWPITKHRPKMFLPIGDSTVIDRIFADLEADERIDEVFVSTNERFEAEFEAHLAASDFEKPRLSVEDTAAEDEKFGVVGALAQLIERENVDDDLVVIAGDNLISFDVANFVDYFEAQGTPTLAAYDVGSREKAKSYGLVELEDERVVDFQEKPDDPKSTLVSIACYAFPREDLSLLPTYLEEGNNPDEPGWFIQWLQNRQPTYAFTFEGAWFDIGTPDSYLDAVAWFLDGDNHVAESAVLEETTLGENVHVMDDAVLENTTLDHAVIFPQAEIRHADIRRSIIDEQTRLENMDLAGALIGAHTTITNGAPE; encoded by the coding sequence ATGAAGGCCGTCGTTCTCGCCGGAGGGTACGCGACTCGACTGTGGCCGATTACCAAACATCGACCGAAGATGTTTCTCCCGATCGGCGACTCGACCGTCATCGACCGGATCTTCGCCGACCTCGAGGCCGACGAGCGGATCGACGAGGTGTTCGTCAGCACGAACGAGCGCTTCGAAGCGGAGTTCGAGGCCCACCTCGCGGCGTCGGACTTCGAGAAACCGCGCCTGTCAGTTGAGGACACCGCAGCAGAGGACGAGAAGTTCGGTGTCGTCGGTGCGCTCGCCCAGCTCATCGAGCGCGAGAACGTCGACGACGACCTGGTGGTCATCGCCGGAGACAACCTCATCAGTTTCGACGTCGCCAACTTCGTCGACTACTTCGAGGCGCAGGGGACGCCGACGCTCGCGGCCTACGACGTCGGGTCGCGCGAGAAGGCCAAATCCTACGGCCTCGTCGAACTCGAGGACGAACGCGTCGTGGACTTCCAGGAGAAACCGGACGATCCGAAGAGCACGCTGGTCTCGATCGCCTGCTACGCCTTCCCCCGCGAGGATCTCTCCTTGCTCCCGACGTACCTCGAGGAGGGAAACAACCCGGACGAGCCCGGCTGGTTCATCCAGTGGCTGCAGAACCGCCAGCCGACCTACGCGTTCACGTTCGAGGGAGCCTGGTTCGACATCGGCACCCCCGACAGTTACCTCGACGCCGTCGCCTGGTTCCTCGACGGCGACAACCACGTCGCGGAGTCGGCGGTCCTCGAGGAGACGACCCTCGGCGAGAACGTCCACGTGATGGACGACGCGGTCCTCGAGAACACCACGCTCGATCACGCGGTCATCTTCCCGCAGGCGGAGATTCGCCACGCCGATATCCGCCGTTCGATCATCGACGAGCAAACGCGCCTCGAGAATATGGACCTCGCGGGAGCGCTCATCGGGGCGCACACGACGATCACGAACGGCGCACCGGAGTAG
- a CDS encoding nucleoside triphosphate pyrophosphohydrolase, whose protein sequence is MPRIYDKLVRDEIPTVVEANGERPITHVANDEEYDRRLLAKLEEECAEYREDRSLDELADVLEVVRACCVQEGWSVEELEERRREKAAERGGFGAGVVLEAVVESQSQSRSGEN, encoded by the coding sequence ATGCCGCGTATCTACGACAAACTGGTCCGCGACGAGATCCCGACAGTAGTCGAGGCCAACGGCGAGCGACCGATCACCCACGTCGCCAACGACGAGGAGTACGACCGCCGGTTGCTCGCGAAACTCGAGGAGGAGTGCGCCGAGTACCGCGAGGACCGAAGTCTGGACGAACTCGCCGACGTCCTAGAGGTGGTTCGGGCGTGCTGCGTCCAGGAAGGCTGGTCGGTCGAAGAACTCGAGGAACGCCGTCGGGAGAAGGCGGCCGAACGGGGCGGGTTCGGAGCGGGAGTCGTGCTCGAGGCGGTCGTCGAAAGTCAGTCTCAGTCGCGGTCCGGCGAGAACTGA
- a CDS encoding transcriptional regulator — MPEADETTRQRLADALRDEAATPSALATRLDLTTGAVLRHAEHVARSVDGTDEQFLVAPPACRECGFDAYDDLLNLPSRCPECKSEAVDEPTFTIE; from the coding sequence ATGCCAGAAGCCGACGAAACGACGCGTCAACGCCTCGCCGACGCGCTCCGGGACGAAGCGGCGACCCCGAGCGCGCTCGCGACCCGACTCGACCTGACGACGGGAGCCGTCCTCCGCCACGCCGAACACGTCGCCCGCTCGGTCGACGGCACCGACGAGCAGTTTCTCGTCGCGCCCCCAGCCTGTCGAGAATGCGGTTTCGACGCGTACGACGACCTGTTGAATCTCCCCTCTCGGTGCCCCGAGTGCAAGAGTGAAGCCGTCGACGAACCGACGTTCACCATCGAGTAG
- a CDS encoding DUF7344 domain-containing protein → MTQPPEPEPGTHGACSELAFDLLEWLGEQPESAATIDETLRAVAAERRRLLLSVLEEHEQELTLPDAAEEVAQCETGKPITELSAERVANVYISLYHDHLPRLVDAGLLEYDQERDLVAPASF, encoded by the coding sequence ATGACCCAGCCTCCCGAACCCGAACCCGGTACGCACGGGGCCTGTTCGGAACTGGCGTTCGACCTTCTCGAGTGGCTCGGCGAGCAGCCGGAGTCGGCAGCGACGATCGACGAAACGCTCCGGGCGGTAGCCGCCGAGCGCCGACGGCTGTTGCTCTCCGTGCTCGAGGAGCACGAACAGGAGTTGACGTTACCCGACGCCGCCGAGGAGGTCGCCCAGTGTGAAACCGGCAAGCCGATCACCGAACTGTCGGCCGAGCGCGTCGCGAACGTCTACATCTCGCTGTATCACGACCACCTGCCCCGACTGGTCGACGCCGGATTGCTCGAGTACGACCAGGAACGAGACCTGGTCGCGCCCGCCTCGTTTTGA
- a CDS encoding aminotransferase class IV → MTEDEPASERLYHLDGELVPAPEATVSVDDRGFRYGDGAFETLRAYGGSIFEWEAHADRLERTCEAIGLEHGLSRQELADRIEATLAANDLTDAYVRLSITRGVQPGTLAPRPEVDPTVVVYVKPLPRGGLEGESVWDGPATLQTVKVRRIPDAALPAGAKTHNYLNGILARQELHDADEALVRDLEGDVAEGATSNVFFVDDGGLHTPTTEGAVLPGITRRVVLELAADAGIPIDEGRFRPEDVRQADEVFLTNTTWVVRPVDRVDGITLGDGDERERPVTSLLARLFDERVERDHYG, encoded by the coding sequence ATGACTGAGGACGAACCCGCGAGCGAGCGCCTGTATCACCTCGACGGCGAACTCGTCCCCGCCCCCGAGGCGACCGTCAGCGTCGACGATCGGGGCTTTCGCTATGGCGACGGCGCGTTCGAGACCCTGCGGGCCTATGGCGGTTCGATCTTCGAGTGGGAGGCCCACGCCGACCGCCTCGAGCGAACCTGCGAGGCGATCGGGCTCGAGCACGGCCTCTCGCGCCAGGAACTGGCCGATAGAATCGAGGCAACCCTGGCTGCTAACGACCTCACGGACGCCTACGTCCGGCTGTCGATCACCCGCGGCGTCCAGCCCGGCACGCTCGCCCCCCGGCCCGAGGTCGACCCGACGGTCGTGGTGTACGTCAAACCGCTCCCGAGGGGCGGCCTCGAGGGCGAGTCGGTGTGGGACGGTCCGGCCACGCTCCAGACGGTCAAAGTGCGCCGAATTCCGGACGCCGCGCTCCCCGCGGGCGCGAAAACGCACAACTACCTGAACGGCATCCTCGCGAGACAGGAACTCCACGACGCCGACGAGGCGCTCGTTCGCGACCTCGAGGGGGACGTCGCCGAGGGGGCCACGAGCAACGTTTTCTTCGTCGACGATGGCGGGCTGCACACGCCGACGACTGAGGGGGCGGTCCTCCCCGGCATTACTCGTCGGGTCGTCCTCGAACTCGCAGCCGACGCCGGGATTCCGATCGACGAGGGACGATTCCGGCCAGAGGACGTCCGCCAGGCTGACGAGGTCTTTCTTACCAACACGACGTGGGTGGTGCGTCCGGTCGACCGGGTCGACGGAATCACTCTCGGTGACGGCGACGAGCGTGAGCGGCCGGTGACGTCACTCCTGGCCAGGCTATTCGACGAGCGAGTCGAGCGAGACCACTACGGGTAA
- a CDS encoding anthranilate synthase component II — protein MTDSDRATRILVVDNYDSFVYNLVQYVGEAADEVVVRRNDAITLEDVRALDPTGIVVSPGPGTPADAGVTTDLFAELSYPTLGVCLGHQALCAANGAPVVHAPEVVHGKPSTIEHTGEGIFEGLPARLRVGRYHSLAVERESLPDDLLETAWTTDERDVLMAVRHRDRPHLGVQFHPESILTGTTDSEPGDELDEESDHSSRAYASGDRISLEVGTRMIRTFCTFAAEYDAGGDDD, from the coding sequence ATGACTGATTCCGATCGCGCGACCCGCATCCTCGTCGTCGACAACTACGACTCCTTCGTCTACAACCTCGTCCAGTACGTCGGGGAGGCCGCAGACGAGGTCGTCGTCCGCCGGAACGACGCGATCACCCTCGAGGACGTCCGCGCACTCGATCCGACCGGCATCGTCGTCTCGCCAGGACCCGGAACGCCCGCCGACGCGGGCGTCACGACCGACCTGTTCGCCGAGCTCTCGTACCCCACCCTCGGGGTCTGCTTGGGCCACCAGGCGCTGTGTGCGGCTAACGGCGCGCCGGTCGTTCACGCCCCGGAGGTGGTCCACGGTAAGCCCTCGACGATCGAGCACACGGGCGAGGGAATCTTCGAGGGGCTCCCGGCGCGACTCCGGGTCGGTCGGTACCACTCGCTGGCCGTCGAGCGGGAGTCGCTTCCGGACGACCTGCTCGAGACGGCGTGGACCACGGACGAGCGCGACGTGTTGATGGCCGTTCGCCACCGCGACCGCCCGCACCTGGGCGTCCAGTTCCACCCCGAGAGCATTCTGACGGGGACAACCGATAGCGAACCCGGCGACGAGTTGGACGAGGAATCGGATCACTCGAGTCGAGCGTACGCGAGCGGCGACCGCATCTCCCTCGAGGTTGGCACGCGGATGATCCGGACGTTCTGTACCTTCGCCGCCGAGTACGATGCTGGGGGTGACGATGATTAA
- the pabB gene encoding aminodeoxychorismate synthase, component I, translating to MNQPRVVTDEEAFLDAARTARTDAGDDRAPGLGEASQIRLPVEVAVTVDDPFLAYRRARRESAPGVFLETTGGQPGWGYFGVDPVERLTVGPDAAVRRDRSASGSEHLDPPAIDSGSTTTPASQSPTLAALEGLLEGTSLVRGDCDVPYPCGVVGWLSYDVARELEDLAGSAVDDRGLPRLEVGVYDRLAAWECPADADEEVRLRVTACPSIDASTLEGGDSAGDIEALEATYERARSRALALARRALEGDLTAGPPPVDAAEATFESTCGRDAFADRVRQVKRYVRDGDTFQANISQRLVAPAAVHPVAAYEALRTVNPAPYSCLLEGRSTDLVSASPELLLERDGAFVRTEPIAGTRPRGEDPAADAALEADLQDDEKERAEHAMLVDLERNDLGKVCTYGSVEVEEYRRVDRYSEVMHLVSNVTGRLRPDATLGDAIAATFPGGTITGAPKPRTMAIIDELEATRRGPYTGGVGIFGFDGRATINIVIRTLVRHAEAYHLRVGAGIVHDSDPGREYDETLAKAQALLNAIDAALGERAAMTLETGGGESGNETRGDRND from the coding sequence ATGAACCAGCCGCGCGTCGTTACGGACGAGGAGGCGTTCCTCGACGCCGCCAGGACGGCCCGTACCGATGCCGGCGACGATCGCGCACCTGGACTGGGGGAAGCCAGCCAGATTCGACTCCCCGTCGAAGTTGCCGTCACCGTCGACGACCCTTTTCTCGCCTATCGCCGCGCTCGGCGCGAGTCGGCTCCCGGCGTCTTCCTGGAGACGACCGGTGGCCAACCGGGCTGGGGCTACTTCGGAGTCGACCCCGTCGAGCGGCTGACGGTCGGGCCGGATGCGGCGGTGCGTCGCGATCGGTCGGCATCGGGTTCAGAGCACCTCGACCCGCCAGCGATCGACAGCGGATCCACCACGACGCCGGCGTCACAGTCGCCGACGCTCGCCGCCCTCGAGGGACTGCTCGAGGGCACGTCGCTCGTTCGTGGCGACTGCGACGTCCCCTACCCCTGCGGCGTCGTCGGTTGGCTCTCCTACGACGTCGCCCGCGAACTCGAGGACCTGGCCGGAAGCGCCGTCGACGACCGCGGGCTGCCCAGACTCGAGGTGGGCGTGTACGACCGACTCGCGGCGTGGGAGTGTCCGGCTGACGCGGACGAAGAGGTCCGACTCCGGGTGACGGCCTGTCCGTCGATCGACGCGTCGACGCTCGAGGGTGGAGATTCGGCGGGCGATATAGAGGCGCTCGAGGCGACCTACGAACGAGCTCGCTCGCGGGCGCTCGCGCTCGCCCGACGAGCGCTCGAGGGCGACCTCACCGCCGGCCCCCCACCGGTCGACGCGGCTGAGGCGACCTTCGAGAGCACCTGCGGCCGGGACGCGTTCGCCGACCGTGTTCGGCAGGTCAAGCGGTACGTTCGCGACGGCGACACCTTCCAGGCGAACATTTCACAGCGTCTCGTCGCCCCCGCGGCGGTCCATCCCGTCGCCGCCTACGAGGCGCTCCGGACCGTGAACCCGGCCCCGTACTCCTGTTTGCTCGAAGGACGGTCCACGGACCTGGTGAGCGCGAGCCCGGAACTCCTCCTCGAGCGCGACGGCGCGTTCGTCCGCACCGAACCCATCGCCGGGACCCGTCCCCGAGGTGAGGACCCGGCGGCGGATGCGGCGCTCGAGGCCGACCTCCAAGATGACGAGAAGGAGCGCGCCGAACACGCGATGCTGGTCGACCTCGAGCGAAACGACCTCGGGAAGGTCTGTACCTACGGAAGCGTCGAGGTCGAGGAGTACCGCCGGGTCGATCGCTACTCCGAGGTCATGCACCTCGTCTCGAACGTCACCGGACGCCTTCGACCCGACGCGACCCTCGGCGACGCGATCGCGGCGACGTTCCCCGGCGGGACGATCACGGGGGCACCCAAGCCCCGGACGATGGCGATCATCGACGAACTCGAGGCGACCCGGCGCGGGCCGTACACCGGCGGCGTCGGCATCTTCGGGTTCGACGGTCGGGCGACGATCAACATCGTCATCCGAACGCTCGTCCGCCACGCCGAGGCGTACCACCTCCGGGTGGGCGCCGGGATCGTCCACGACTCCGACCCCGGGCGCGAGTACGACGAGACGCTCGCGAAGGCGCAGGCTCTGTTGAACGCGATCGACGCGGCGCTGGGCGAGCGGGCGGCGATGACGCTCGAGACCGGCGGCGGTGAGTCCGGTAATGAAACAAGAGGTGATCGCAATGACTGA
- a CDS encoding helix-hairpin-helix domain-containing protein: MGLLQKLQSLLGIGDSDADSRSAEGRDVGVTFEHKRGQDAAETSTDPGTPTEEGTTESPTGPSDEDVGEDDDVEAEDVADEPIVEAESETDEADETEGATETEDATVESHDTAESSDTDEAAETAATGTDASSSTDAMTEIPDDAEEAAEPAEATGPTSEDATPEASKVPDDHSQEPVDVIKGIGPAYADRLEGAGVETVADLATADADSLSADTDISAKRLQGWIDRAEVR; the protein is encoded by the coding sequence ATGGGACTCCTGCAGAAGCTACAGTCGCTTCTCGGCATCGGTGACAGCGACGCCGACTCGCGGTCGGCGGAGGGCCGTGACGTTGGCGTCACATTCGAACACAAACGAGGCCAGGATGCGGCGGAGACGTCGACCGATCCGGGGACGCCGACGGAGGAGGGGACGACCGAATCGCCGACTGGTCCGTCCGACGAAGACGTTGGTGAGGACGATGACGTTGAGGCAGAAGACGTCGCGGACGAACCGATCGTCGAAGCGGAAAGCGAAACCGACGAAGCCGACGAAACCGAAGGCGCCACCGAAACCGAAGACGCCACAGTCGAATCGCACGACACAGCCGAATCGAGCGACACGGACGAGGCCGCGGAAACGGCCGCCACCGGCACCGACGCCTCGAGTTCGACCGACGCGATGACCGAAATTCCCGACGACGCCGAGGAAGCCGCCGAACCGGCCGAAGCCACGGGACCGACCAGCGAGGACGCGACCCCCGAGGCCAGCAAGGTGCCGGACGATCACAGCCAGGAGCCGGTCGACGTCATCAAGGGCATCGGCCCTGCCTACGCCGACCGACTCGAGGGTGCTGGCGTCGAAACCGTCGCCGACCTCGCGACGGCAGACGCCGACTCGCTCTCGGCGGACACGGACATCTCCGCGAAGCGGCTCCAGGGCTGGATCGACCGGGCGGAAGTCCGATAA
- a CDS encoding shikimate dehydrogenase, which produces MQVFGLLGNPVGHSLSPPMHEAAYDALDIDARYVTFEPDPNPDTLKRAIDGARALGIAGCNVTIPFKQDALTFVEPDPLAARIGAVNTIDFSPDGPPAGYNTDAVGAVRALREHEVALEGASAVVVGAGGAGRAIAFGLADEGAEVTVVNRTVSRAEELAAVVTGATAGGLDSLPDVLPDADVLVNATSVGMEEDASPVSRDALHDELTVMDAVYSPLETRLLQAAGDAGAATVDGAWMLLYQGVEAFERWTGREAPVGRMNEALRSRL; this is translated from the coding sequence ATGCAGGTCTTCGGTCTCCTCGGGAATCCGGTCGGCCACTCGCTCTCGCCGCCGATGCACGAAGCCGCCTACGACGCGCTCGACATCGACGCCCGGTACGTCACGTTCGAGCCGGACCCGAATCCGGATACGCTCAAGCGAGCCATCGACGGGGCGCGGGCGCTCGGGATCGCCGGCTGTAACGTCACGATTCCGTTCAAGCAGGACGCGCTGACGTTCGTCGAGCCAGACCCACTGGCGGCGCGGATTGGCGCAGTGAACACGATCGACTTCTCGCCGGACGGGCCGCCCGCGGGGTACAACACCGACGCCGTCGGCGCCGTCCGTGCGCTCCGCGAACACGAGGTCGCCCTCGAGGGAGCGTCGGCGGTCGTGGTCGGCGCCGGCGGGGCCGGTCGGGCGATCGCGTTCGGACTCGCCGACGAAGGAGCCGAGGTGACGGTCGTGAACCGGACGGTGTCGCGAGCCGAGGAACTCGCCGCAGTCGTCACCGGCGCGACCGCCGGCGGACTCGACAGCCTCCCCGACGTGCTCCCGGATGCCGACGTCCTGGTCAACGCGACCAGCGTCGGGATGGAGGAGGACGCGTCCCCCGTCTCGAGGGATGCCCTCCACGACGAACTGACGGTAATGGACGCGGTGTACAGTCCACTGGAGACACGCCTCCTCCAGGCGGCGGGGGACGCCGGCGCGGCGACCGTCGATGGCGCGTGGATGTTGCTCTATCAGGGCGTCGAGGCGTTCGAGCGGTGGACGGGACGCGAGGCGCCGGTCGGTCGGATGAACGAGGCGCTTCGGTCGCGCCTCTAA
- a CDS encoding calcium/sodium antiporter, translating to MVDGTLLSTLLLVLGAGALFGGAELLVKGAGNLALGLGLRAATVGVTVIAFATTAPELFVAILGALDVSSDVGFGTVVGSNIANIALVLGISALIRPLSISDAMMRRHVPFMVLAAVLLPVLALDGRIGKLEGGILLAVLAGFTGYLLHTVNSSPAAAEMAEGSQDEITVRDVAFVLAGLVTLLVGSRWLISGGSSLLLAMGVSEFVVGMTVLALGTSLPELAASAVGAARGETEFTVGNVVGSNIYNIVAVLGLLAVAVPITVTDSMLRFELPLVVAFTLVLVGMMWRGRRLTRVDGAALVISYAVFVRFLFA from the coding sequence ATGGTCGACGGAACACTCCTCTCCACTCTCTTGCTCGTTCTCGGCGCCGGCGCGCTCTTCGGCGGCGCCGAACTCCTCGTCAAGGGCGCCGGCAACCTCGCGCTCGGCCTGGGTCTCCGGGCGGCCACCGTCGGCGTCACCGTGATCGCCTTCGCGACGACTGCCCCCGAACTGTTCGTCGCCATCCTCGGCGCGCTCGACGTCTCCTCAGACGTCGGCTTCGGGACGGTCGTCGGGTCGAACATCGCCAACATCGCCCTCGTCCTGGGGATCTCCGCGCTCATCCGACCGCTCTCGATCAGCGACGCGATGATGCGCCGCCACGTCCCGTTCATGGTCCTCGCGGCCGTCTTGCTCCCCGTGCTCGCCCTCGACGGGCGGATCGGGAAACTCGAGGGGGGAATACTGCTGGCGGTACTGGCCGGGTTCACCGGGTATCTGCTCCACACCGTGAACTCGAGCCCTGCGGCCGCCGAGATGGCCGAGGGGAGCCAGGACGAAATCACCGTACGCGACGTTGCGTTTGTCCTCGCCGGGTTGGTCACTCTGCTCGTCGGCTCTCGTTGGTTGATCTCCGGCGGCTCCTCGCTCCTGCTGGCGATGGGCGTCTCAGAGTTCGTCGTCGGGATGACGGTCCTCGCGCTCGGGACGTCCCTGCCGGAACTCGCCGCCTCGGCCGTCGGAGCCGCCCGCGGGGAAACCGAGTTCACCGTCGGCAACGTCGTCGGCTCGAACATCTACAATATCGTCGCCGTACTGGGGCTACTCGCCGTCGCCGTGCCGATCACGGTCACGGACTCCATGCTCCGGTTCGAACTCCCGCTCGTGGTCGCGTTCACGCTCGTGCTCGTCGGCATGATGTGGCGGGGACGTCGGTTGACCCGGGTCGACGGGGCCGCTCTCGTCATTTCCTACGCCGTGTTCGTCCGGTTCCTGTTCGCCTGA